A genomic window from Paenibacillus sp. FSL K6-0276 includes:
- a CDS encoding glycosyltransferase family 4 protein, which yields MKGQPDVSYDNKQNKRNKRNNKRFGSTPAEGCGPLKAAFVASIYGHFESFHLPYMELLQQKGCEVHAYAQPGEARLRLEEKGIVCHDVPIQRSPLQVQNWAALGILTESFMKEGFQFVHVHTPVASILGRIAARRAGVPCTLYTAHGFHFFKGAPLLNWMLYYPLERLMARWTDVLITINSEDYERAQKFSVRKKVTYVSGVGLDLQVYGSEQEHPEAATEKTDRRRQLFDLPKSNNDEPPFVVLCVAELNVNKNQKQLIESLGQLGDEAGNIHLALAGTGPSEQTLLELANRLGVSDRVHMLGYRKDIPDLLRACDVAVLVSYREGLPRAIMEAMAAGKPVIGTHIRGIHDLIEHELTGMLVPVDDITATAKALIQLRDHPALTATMGEANKDRIIRYGLPAVLCEMDSIYIEALNMGGRKRVPSEMHVSLSGD from the coding sequence TTGAAAGGTCAACCGGACGTAAGTTACGACAACAAACAGAACAAGCGCAACAAGCGCAATAACAAGAGGTTTGGGAGCACACCTGCTGAAGGCTGTGGGCCATTAAAAGCTGCTTTTGTAGCCTCCATTTATGGGCATTTCGAGAGTTTTCATTTACCTTACATGGAGTTATTGCAACAAAAGGGGTGTGAAGTGCATGCTTACGCGCAGCCTGGGGAAGCGAGGTTACGGTTAGAAGAGAAGGGGATCGTGTGCCACGATGTGCCTATACAACGTAGCCCTTTGCAGGTGCAGAACTGGGCCGCTCTAGGGATATTAACTGAAAGCTTCATGAAGGAGGGGTTTCAGTTCGTCCATGTACATACGCCAGTCGCTTCGATTCTCGGACGGATTGCGGCCCGTAGGGCAGGTGTGCCCTGCACATTGTATACAGCTCATGGCTTTCATTTCTTTAAGGGAGCCCCACTCCTGAACTGGATGCTTTATTATCCGCTCGAGCGATTGATGGCTCGCTGGACAGATGTGCTGATCACCATAAATAGTGAAGATTATGAACGCGCCCAGAAATTTTCTGTACGAAAAAAAGTGACCTATGTGAGTGGTGTCGGACTTGATCTCCAGGTTTACGGCAGCGAACAGGAACATCCTGAAGCTGCGACGGAAAAAACAGATAGGCGACGCCAACTATTTGATCTACCGAAGAGTAACAATGATGAACCTCCCTTTGTCGTACTATGCGTTGCTGAATTGAACGTTAACAAGAACCAGAAGCAGCTGATCGAATCGCTGGGTCAGTTGGGTGATGAAGCGGGCAATATCCATCTGGCTTTAGCTGGTACGGGGCCGTCCGAGCAAACACTACTGGAACTAGCCAATCGGCTAGGTGTTAGCGATCGGGTGCATATGCTTGGGTACCGTAAGGATATTCCAGATCTACTTAGAGCGTGTGATGTTGCCGTTCTTGTGTCCTATCGCGAGGGACTACCTCGGGCGATTATGGAGGCGATGGCAGCAGGTAAACCTGTTATCGGTACGCATATTCGGGGGATTCACGATTTGATCGAACATGAATTAACAGGCATGTTGGTTCCAGTTGATGATATTACTGCTACCGCTAAGGCATTAATTCAACTACGAGATCATCCAGCATTAACCGCTACGATGGGAGAAGCAAACAAGGACAGGATTATTCGCTACGGGTTGCCTGCGGTGCTCTGTGAAATGGACTCGATCTATATAGAAGCGCTGAATATGGGGGGAAGGAAGCGAGTTCCGTCTGAAATGCATGTGAGCCTGTCAGGAGATTGA
- a CDS encoding GNAT family N-acetyltransferase yields MNVQFRPLHEDDINHACRLLKSNLPEHVYNQTIFACAGYPAYLQAACKCGGHSATLLIGAYIGDVLIGFAEWRRMEQMLVLNNLNVDAAYRKDGIGGMLMAYGEKLAKKDGIQKLVLDVFSWNEQAHAWYLRLGFTEEGRTYWYVRDLDRSVAASADVTATGAHIDDEEVVYIIDDYPMAEAHHLKYGFSSFRIRTKQKTSVVGRLGEQYFRIQLQSGEWDGGYQLTDVLLDLDRERRLLLLSSDAFLRERDPELSLSTESIRMIKILD; encoded by the coding sequence ATGAATGTGCAGTTTAGACCGCTGCATGAAGACGATATTAATCATGCATGCCGGCTCTTGAAGAGCAACTTACCGGAGCATGTTTACAATCAAACGATATTTGCTTGTGCAGGTTATCCAGCGTATCTGCAAGCGGCTTGTAAGTGTGGAGGCCATTCAGCCACATTGTTGATTGGAGCCTATATTGGAGATGTTCTCATTGGATTCGCTGAATGGCGAAGAATGGAACAGATGTTAGTTCTGAATAACTTGAATGTGGATGCGGCCTATCGTAAGGATGGCATTGGCGGAATGCTCATGGCTTACGGAGAGAAATTAGCCAAGAAGGATGGCATCCAGAAGCTGGTACTTGATGTGTTCTCATGGAATGAACAGGCTCATGCTTGGTATCTTCGCCTTGGCTTTACAGAGGAAGGACGTACTTATTGGTACGTGAGGGATTTGGATCGTTCAGTAGCGGCAAGTGCGGATGTTACTGCTACTGGAGCACATATAGATGACGAAGAAGTGGTGTACATCATTGATGATTACCCAATGGCAGAGGCACATCATCTAAAGTACGGATTCTCTTCTTTTAGGATTAGAACGAAGCAGAAGACTTCTGTCGTAGGTCGGCTCGGCGAGCAGTATTTTCGCATCCAACTGCAAAGTGGAGAGTGGGATGGAGGTTATCAACTGACCGATGTGTTACTCGACCTAGACCGGGAGAGAAGGTTGTTGTTACTCTCATCCGATGCATTCTTACGTGAGAGAGACCCCGAGCTAAGCTTAAGCACTGAAAGTATACGTATGATCAAGATATTGGATTAG
- a CDS encoding CpsD/CapB family tyrosine-protein kinase, translated as MKKKTPRLYCLEQPKSSSGDQFRTIRSNIRYTRVGGEIRSLLVTSSLPDEGKSTVAMNLAIAMAETGRTVLLIDADLRTPTVHKAFDLPNWVGLSSILVDQTRVDDCIFPIEDSEGLSVLTSGPISPNPADLLRSSGMKRLFAELSDRFDTIVIDSSSVLMPFSDALILGKMTEGVLLVVKSGKVLLKHTSSAKQMLEQQGAHVLGAVLNYRKSSKRYKIRSEDFADWASSSGMV; from the coding sequence ATGAAGAAGAAAACGCCAAGACTGTATTGCCTGGAACAACCGAAATCATCTAGTGGAGATCAATTTCGAACGATACGATCCAATATTCGCTATACCCGAGTAGGTGGAGAAATCCGATCTTTATTAGTCACAAGCTCTCTTCCAGATGAAGGAAAGTCGACAGTGGCGATGAACTTGGCCATAGCGATGGCGGAAACCGGAAGAACCGTGCTACTGATAGATGCAGATTTGCGCACGCCAACCGTGCATAAGGCATTCGATCTGCCCAATTGGGTCGGATTAAGTAGTATCTTAGTGGATCAAACCCGTGTGGATGATTGTATTTTTCCTATTGAGGATTCAGAAGGACTTTCTGTACTGACTTCTGGTCCAATCTCCCCGAATCCGGCTGATTTACTAAGATCATCAGGAATGAAGAGGTTATTCGCAGAGCTTAGCGATCGATTTGATACGATTGTCATCGATTCTTCTTCTGTGTTAATGCCCTTCTCGGATGCCCTTATCTTGGGAAAGATGACAGAAGGGGTACTGTTAGTTGTGAAATCTGGGAAAGTGCTCTTAAAGCATACGAGCTCTGCGAAACAGATGCTTGAGCAGCAAGGGGCGCATGTATTGGGAGCAGTTTTGAATTATCGAAAGAGTAGCAAACGCTACAAGATTCGCAGTGAAGATTTTGCCGATTGGGCTTCATCTTCCGGAATGGTCTAA
- a CDS encoding O-antigen ligase family protein yields the protein MTSVSVVGKPYTMRNLFLFAVMGYIICLPAQIDFGGAFRIALSDLFLMLGLFAAGLHLKLDPRQFSSWHWGMLFIFVLASFVSIWRNGFITQYALLQKDFGFILLLLTYIMLIQAVDSWDRLYKMLRAFLISVLIFNGVALFDFFSGVKVPFMVQDGRLSGMLIDPNAYGGLLVTAFAIHIMTSGDGVKLLRGWVSTLATITLAGGIMMTFSRSSWIGLFLVLLTLLLTNPSRLLKIGMGFSVAFVALLLYKGTAYLDVLGNMSSRPSQIQSRLDIIGKAVDWIAQSPLLGIGLGSYNYELRIIIHNTPIWFMTEFGLLGLIVYGGFMIWFFIVGIRSYRTAEPIHRPIIMALLLSHAAMIGLSMGIEALFQRYWWFMMAMNAACIRLTNTGRKGVMRYRTKGIERSTGRKLRQQTEQAQQAQ from the coding sequence ATGACATCTGTATCGGTTGTAGGGAAACCCTACACCATGCGTAATTTATTTCTGTTTGCGGTTATGGGTTACATCATCTGCCTTCCGGCTCAAATTGATTTCGGTGGCGCCTTTCGAATCGCACTCTCTGACCTTTTCTTAATGCTTGGTTTGTTTGCAGCAGGTTTACACCTCAAATTGGACCCGAGGCAGTTCAGTTCATGGCATTGGGGGATGTTATTTATTTTCGTCCTCGCTTCATTTGTATCCATTTGGCGCAATGGATTCATTACGCAATACGCTCTATTGCAAAAAGATTTTGGGTTTATACTCCTACTGCTGACTTATATCATGCTTATTCAGGCTGTTGACAGCTGGGATCGGTTATATAAAATGCTACGAGCTTTTCTGATCAGTGTACTGATCTTCAATGGCGTCGCTTTGTTCGATTTTTTTAGTGGAGTCAAGGTCCCGTTTATGGTGCAAGACGGTCGACTGTCTGGGATGCTAATTGATCCGAATGCATATGGTGGATTATTAGTGACGGCTTTTGCCATTCATATCATGACGAGTGGGGATGGGGTGAAGCTACTTAGGGGATGGGTGAGTACCCTAGCGACAATAACCCTAGCCGGGGGAATTATGATGACCTTTTCGCGATCGTCATGGATTGGTCTGTTCCTTGTCCTACTTACGCTTCTGCTGACTAATCCATCTCGACTTCTCAAGATTGGTATGGGGTTTAGCGTCGCATTTGTAGCACTGCTGTTGTATAAAGGAACAGCTTATCTGGATGTTCTTGGGAATATGTCCAGTAGACCCTCGCAGATTCAGTCACGCCTCGACATCATTGGGAAGGCGGTGGATTGGATCGCACAAAGTCCGTTGTTAGGAATTGGACTTGGCTCCTATAACTATGAACTGCGCATTATTATTCATAACACTCCGATTTGGTTTATGACAGAATTCGGACTACTGGGCTTGATCGTGTATGGCGGATTCATGATCTGGTTCTTTATCGTAGGTATCCGATCTTATCGCACGGCAGAACCGATTCACAGACCGATCATTATGGCATTACTGCTGTCTCACGCTGCGATGATTGGACTTTCGATGGGCATCGAAGCCTTATTCCAGCGGTACTGGTGGTTCATGATGGCTATGAACGCAGCTTGCATCCGATTAACGAATACTGGACGGAAAGGAGTGATGCGGTATCGAACCAAGGGCATTGAAAGGTCAACCGGACGTAAGTTACGACAACAAACAGAACAAGCGCAACAAGCGCAATAA
- a CDS encoding oligosaccharide flippase family protein: MTFASLRYLFGNITYAGAQFVIVILLNKFGSPEIVGQYSLGLAVTAPIFMLSHLHLRSVLIVNTSGKYLFGDFFGLRLVTTAVAFTITAGFCIVSGFDWNTVLVIFFIGLYRIVESVSDILLGIVQKQERLDQISFSRAAKGLFSILVFALVFIPTQSLVLALLVMIIGWLAITIGYDARKARVYTSLRPLFNKRRLWGLLIVSSPLGVVLALMSLNTNIPLYAISYFKGEHDLGVYATLSYMIVACNVVVTALGEAITPRLARWHAAGRHKEFVSLLSRMIAMGVGISAFACLIGWMFGHQLLTLLFSPEVAEEISLFHWLLVSTTLVFVSSYLWYAITATGKYKAQIPLFLCSVITNGLSCLIFVPNYGVIGAAMGASLALFVQMIGSVIVLFLVIRQARKQVQRELAA, translated from the coding sequence ATGACATTTGCTTCTCTTCGTTATTTATTCGGGAATATCACTTACGCAGGTGCTCAGTTCGTGATTGTAATACTTCTTAATAAATTTGGGTCACCCGAAATCGTTGGGCAATATTCACTAGGGCTTGCGGTAACCGCTCCCATATTCATGCTGTCGCATTTACATCTTCGTTCGGTCTTGATCGTTAATACATCGGGGAAATACCTTTTTGGAGATTTTTTTGGGCTTCGTCTCGTGACAACCGCTGTTGCATTCACGATCACAGCAGGTTTTTGCATAGTCAGTGGTTTTGATTGGAATACAGTTTTAGTCATATTTTTCATCGGATTGTATAGAATTGTTGAGTCGGTCAGCGATATTTTATTGGGTATTGTTCAGAAGCAGGAGAGGCTAGATCAAATCTCTTTCTCGAGAGCTGCTAAAGGATTGTTCTCCATACTTGTCTTCGCCCTCGTATTTATCCCTACACAGAGTCTCGTTCTAGCGTTATTAGTCATGATTATCGGATGGTTAGCGATAACGATTGGATATGATGCTCGCAAAGCGAGAGTGTATACGTCGCTCAGGCCACTTTTTAACAAAAGACGCCTATGGGGATTGCTGATCGTTAGTTCCCCCCTTGGTGTTGTGTTGGCGTTGATGTCGCTAAATACGAATATCCCACTATACGCGATCTCTTATTTTAAAGGGGAACATGACCTAGGTGTATACGCTACGCTCTCATACATGATTGTTGCCTGCAATGTTGTTGTTACTGCACTCGGTGAAGCGATAACACCACGTCTAGCCCGTTGGCATGCTGCCGGACGACATAAGGAGTTTGTCTCATTACTCAGTCGAATGATTGCAATGGGCGTGGGAATTAGTGCGTTCGCTTGTTTGATCGGGTGGATGTTTGGTCATCAGCTACTAACCCTATTGTTCAGTCCTGAAGTGGCTGAGGAGATAAGTTTGTTTCATTGGTTGCTCGTTTCTACCACGTTGGTATTTGTTTCGTCTTACCTGTGGTATGCCATAACAGCCACCGGGAAGTACAAAGCGCAGATTCCATTGTTTCTGTGTTCGGTGATCACTAATGGGCTTTCATGTCTAATATTCGTACCTAATTACGGGGTGATAGGCGCTGCGATGGGGGCCAGTTTGGCATTATTCGTTCAGATGATTGGCAGTGTGATCGTACTTTTCTTGGTAATCCGTCAGGCAAGGAAACAGGTACAACGGGAATTGGCTGCATAG
- a CDS encoding LCP family protein, with protein MKWIMSSWKKRLPGKRDREFTRKRIVMRRIGRFALIGFLIVIVVGGIWIRGVLNPEHRFQKAVLNPLTIPNSEISLVPVGKTQSDGTPNNSQNTNELALPPTTPPPTATPAATDKKTSSFNVVLIGTDTWGGESSRADTIMVAHVMPDQRKVNIVSVPRDTRVYVQNVGYTKINHAHIVGESKGGNQQGTLTLIQAVSDFMNIPIHHYIKTNFSGVRDFVDSIGGIDMVIDQDVTITPEITIKKGEQHLDGVHALYLARERHSTPDGDFSRQEEQFNIVRAVANKLLSPEHLPDLAGLLLHEKKDIIDTSFSDSDLLSLAWLFKGIASQDFTYEQIPGKNSFAPDPLVGTKVYYWSADSEEVKSLTERLFTD; from the coding sequence ATGAAGTGGATTATGAGTAGTTGGAAAAAAAGATTGCCTGGCAAGCGAGACCGGGAATTCACAAGAAAGCGTATAGTCATGAGGCGAATTGGAAGATTCGCCCTGATTGGTTTTCTTATTGTGATTGTCGTTGGTGGCATCTGGATCAGAGGGGTGCTAAATCCTGAACATCGCTTCCAGAAGGCTGTCCTTAATCCCTTGACGATACCTAATTCTGAAATTTCTTTGGTACCTGTGGGGAAGACGCAGTCGGATGGCACTCCGAATAACTCTCAAAATACGAATGAGCTTGCACTGCCACCGACTACACCTCCGCCTACAGCAACACCAGCGGCAACAGACAAAAAAACATCATCCTTCAATGTTGTGTTAATTGGAACCGACACCTGGGGCGGGGAAAGCTCACGTGCTGACACGATTATGGTAGCGCATGTGATGCCGGATCAGCGAAAGGTGAATATTGTCTCAGTGCCGCGAGACACAAGGGTTTATGTGCAAAATGTCGGATATACCAAGATTAATCATGCTCATATTGTTGGGGAGTCCAAGGGTGGGAATCAGCAAGGAACGCTGACGCTTATTCAAGCGGTGAGCGACTTTATGAATATCCCCATTCATCATTACATCAAAACGAACTTCTCCGGTGTACGTGATTTCGTCGATTCTATCGGCGGAATTGATATGGTGATCGATCAGGATGTGACCATAACCCCAGAGATTACCATCAAGAAAGGTGAGCAGCATCTGGATGGCGTGCATGCACTCTACCTAGCGAGGGAGCGGCACTCGACTCCAGATGGTGACTTTAGTCGTCAAGAGGAGCAATTTAATATCGTTAGAGCTGTGGCCAATAAGCTGTTGAGCCCTGAGCATCTTCCGGATCTGGCGGGATTATTACTTCATGAAAAGAAAGACATTATCGATACAAGCTTCAGCGACAGTGATTTGCTCAGCTTAGCTTGGTTGTTCAAGGGGATAGCTTCTCAGGATTTCACATACGAGCAGATTCCGGGTAAAAACAGTTTCGCACCTGATCCATTAGTCGGAACTAAGGTGTACTACTGGAGTGCAGATTCGGAAGAAGTAAAGTCGCTTACGGAACGTCTTTTTACGGATTAA
- a CDS encoding sugar transferase, translating to MKRGFDIVGAIVMLCIFSPVMAVVALLIRMKLGSPILFKQQRPGRGEKPFFIYKFRTMAELYDTQGQPLPDERRYIKFGGIIRKLSLDELPQLVNVLKGEMSLIGPRPLLMRYSPYYSELERMRFSVRPGITGLAQVSGRNTSSWKDRLSYDVTYVEKLSFRLDALILCKTVLKVIRQDDVVANPGRHSLPLDEYRLNKKEGQA from the coding sequence ATGAAACGAGGCTTCGATATTGTAGGAGCGATCGTTATGTTATGTATATTTAGTCCAGTCATGGCTGTGGTGGCGTTGTTGATTCGAATGAAGCTTGGAAGCCCAATCTTGTTCAAGCAGCAGCGACCAGGACGGGGAGAGAAACCCTTCTTCATCTACAAATTTCGGACCATGGCTGAACTGTATGATACGCAGGGCCAGCCGTTACCGGATGAGCGGCGATATATCAAGTTTGGCGGAATAATCCGGAAGCTAAGTCTGGATGAGCTACCGCAATTGGTGAATGTTCTGAAGGGAGAAATGAGCCTGATTGGCCCAAGACCCTTGCTCATGCGTTACAGCCCTTATTACTCCGAACTGGAGAGGATGCGATTCTCTGTAAGACCAGGAATTACGGGATTGGCACAGGTGTCAGGACGCAATACTTCATCGTGGAAAGACCGGCTTTCGTATGATGTCACCTATGTCGAGAAGCTAAGTTTCAGACTTGATGCTCTCATATTATGTAAGACCGTATTGAAGGTGATTCGACAAGATGATGTTGTAGCCAATCCAGGTCGGCATAGCCTACCTCTGGATGAGTATAGGCTGAATAAAAAGGAGGGCCAGGCATGA
- a CDS encoding nucleoside-diphosphate sugar epimerase/dehydratase, translated as MRMRIFRLVMLDAGIIAASVWLVFLLRFDFQIPEMYVWMLPWAIFIHISVYAVFSFGFKVYNSIWRYTGMGEILQLLKVSALTLVGVIVVNVSAHVLVASYRLPISIYFAAGYVFLGIAGLRIVNRLMNDGLVSSGAKDSFEGNLLIIGAGKAGILVNKDIKHSKFKFMNPVAFIDDDTSKQKLEIMGLPIVGNRNFIPEAVKQLDISFIIIALPTAPQNDLMEIIEICKSTKAQIKLMPSMTDILDGKTAINRIREVSVNDLLGRTPVEINTEEIRENLGSECILITGAGGSIGSELCRQLAAYRPKEMLLLGHGENSIYLIEQELRQLYPEQNIQPIIADIQDVSRIESVFQNFRPTIVYHAAAHKHVPLMEMNPVEAVKNNVIGTRNVAEASAKYGAKRFILISSDKAVNPTSVMGATKRAAEMIINDQNSSSKTVFAAVRFGNVLGSRGSVIPLFKRQIESGGPVTVTHMDMVRYFMTIPEAVQLVIQASVLAQGGEVFVLDMGKPVRIYDLARDLIRLSGLEPDKDIPIVITGIRPGEKLYEELLTEEEGLMVTNNYRIMISRPQSVSRSELNLVLGVLENLCKRYEFVPSSYQIKKLLKQLIPSYSGFQEEAQVATQELERIKSEVRAGI; from the coding sequence ATGAGAATGCGGATCTTCCGTTTGGTCATGTTGGATGCGGGGATTATTGCGGCTTCAGTGTGGCTGGTGTTTTTACTTCGGTTTGATTTTCAAATCCCAGAGATGTACGTGTGGATGCTTCCGTGGGCAATATTCATTCACATTTCAGTGTACGCGGTCTTCTCATTCGGGTTCAAAGTGTATAACAGTATTTGGCGATACACCGGAATGGGAGAGATACTGCAGCTTCTTAAAGTGAGTGCTTTAACACTCGTAGGAGTCATTGTTGTTAATGTATCCGCTCATGTACTCGTCGCTTCATATCGACTGCCGATATCCATTTATTTTGCAGCTGGATATGTGTTTCTTGGCATTGCTGGTTTGCGAATCGTCAACCGTCTTATGAATGATGGGTTAGTCTCGTCGGGAGCGAAGGATTCATTCGAAGGTAATCTTCTAATCATTGGGGCTGGAAAGGCAGGAATCCTCGTTAACAAAGATATCAAGCATTCAAAGTTTAAATTTATGAATCCGGTCGCCTTCATTGATGATGATACATCCAAACAAAAGCTGGAGATTATGGGTCTGCCGATTGTGGGTAACCGAAATTTCATTCCCGAGGCAGTGAAGCAGTTGGACATTTCTTTCATTATTATTGCGCTTCCGACGGCTCCACAAAACGACTTAATGGAGATCATCGAGATCTGCAAATCTACAAAAGCACAGATTAAGCTAATGCCTAGTATGACGGATATTTTAGATGGAAAAACGGCAATCAATCGGATCCGTGAAGTGTCCGTAAATGATTTGCTAGGTAGAACTCCAGTAGAAATTAACACGGAAGAGATACGCGAGAATTTGGGGAGTGAGTGTATTCTCATTACGGGTGCAGGAGGCTCCATAGGCTCGGAACTGTGCCGGCAACTCGCTGCATATCGTCCGAAGGAAATGCTGCTTCTTGGACATGGAGAGAACAGCATTTACCTTATTGAACAAGAGCTTCGCCAGTTATATCCCGAACAGAATATTCAACCCATCATTGCTGATATTCAGGATGTGTCGCGAATCGAAAGTGTTTTTCAGAATTTCCGACCTACGATCGTGTATCACGCCGCCGCGCACAAACATGTTCCCCTCATGGAAATGAATCCGGTGGAGGCAGTTAAGAACAATGTCATCGGAACAAGGAACGTAGCGGAGGCCAGTGCCAAATATGGTGCTAAACGGTTCATTCTCATCTCTTCAGACAAAGCGGTTAATCCAACCAGTGTCATGGGAGCTACGAAACGAGCTGCAGAAATGATTATTAATGATCAGAATTCATCCAGCAAGACGGTTTTTGCCGCTGTACGTTTCGGTAATGTACTCGGTAGTCGGGGAAGTGTTATCCCATTATTCAAAAGACAAATCGAGAGTGGTGGCCCGGTTACTGTTACCCATATGGATATGGTGCGGTATTTCATGACGATCCCTGAAGCTGTGCAGTTGGTTATCCAGGCGAGTGTGCTGGCACAAGGGGGCGAGGTGTTCGTGCTTGATATGGGTAAGCCGGTTCGTATTTACGATCTAGCGAGAGATTTAATACGTTTGTCGGGCTTAGAACCCGATAAAGATATCCCTATCGTGATCACGGGCATTCGTCCTGGAGAAAAACTATATGAGGAACTCCTGACGGAAGAGGAAGGATTGATGGTCACCAATAACTATCGGATAATGATCAGTCGTCCTCAAAGTGTTTCCAGATCCGAACTGAATTTGGTCCTTGGTGTTCTGGAGAATTTGTGCAAACGGTACGAATTTGTGCCAAGCAGCTATCAGATCAAGAAACTATTAAAGCAGCTTATACCGAGCTATTCGGGCTTTCAGGAAGAAGCACAGGTGGCTACTCAAGAGCTTGAACGGATCAAATCCGAAGTTCGTGCGGGGATCTGA
- a CDS encoding GNAT family N-acetyltransferase — MSNFLVLNSSHSEEWDAYLNQMERKDIYFSADFFRLFEDDDHQQAELFVFKQGDQLIIYPYLLRSISHLPAIIQLGLEGEWYDISTPYGYGGPISNVPPGAERTELYRQFSEAFTEYCKAKRIMTEFVRFHPLIGNATEYQNGLTTELNRNTAYMDLTVGSESALIQNYGSNHKRNIRKTKSSPLTIRKSDLRDRIEIFTELYYRTLNDLQADSFYYFPKKFIEDTSRLLDGRVELFEAMDGEKTVAASIVLHDGPWMHYHLCGWDRAYLQWSPTKFLIHSAAVWGMENGYERFHLGGGYNGNDELFQFKLKFATQLEPLDYYLGKRIFFPEVYDRILSLCDTGLAGNYFPLYRNPSFLNQNIMDHAHK; from the coding sequence ATGAGTAATTTCCTCGTTCTTAATAGCTCGCATTCTGAAGAATGGGATGCTTATTTGAATCAGATGGAAAGAAAAGATATCTATTTCTCTGCTGATTTTTTTCGGCTGTTCGAGGATGATGATCATCAACAGGCAGAGCTATTTGTATTTAAGCAGGGTGACCAGCTTATTATTTATCCATACTTGCTTCGCTCCATAAGCCATCTTCCCGCAATAATTCAACTGGGGCTTGAAGGTGAGTGGTACGACATTAGCACACCTTATGGATACGGGGGACCGATATCGAATGTGCCGCCAGGAGCTGAACGAACGGAGCTGTACCGACAGTTCAGTGAAGCGTTCACCGAATACTGCAAAGCGAAAAGGATCATGACCGAGTTTGTAAGATTTCATCCGTTAATAGGTAATGCCACCGAATACCAAAATGGGCTTACTACAGAGTTGAATCGGAATACAGCTTATATGGATTTGACGGTTGGCTCGGAGTCAGCACTTATCCAGAATTATGGCAGCAATCATAAAAGAAATATTCGCAAAACAAAGTCATCTCCATTAACCATTCGAAAGTCGGATCTAAGGGATCGGATCGAGATTTTCACCGAATTATATTACAGAACGTTAAATGATTTACAGGCAGATTCCTTCTATTATTTCCCCAAAAAATTTATAGAAGATACAAGCCGTTTGTTAGACGGGCGGGTAGAGTTGTTCGAGGCGATGGATGGGGAGAAAACTGTAGCGGCCAGTATTGTGCTTCATGATGGACCATGGATGCATTATCACTTATGCGGTTGGGATCGGGCCTATCTGCAGTGGTCACCAACCAAATTTCTCATCCACTCAGCAGCCGTGTGGGGGATGGAGAATGGATACGAAAGATTTCATTTGGGTGGGGGATATAACGGCAACGACGAACTATTTCAGTTCAAACTAAAATTTGCTACTCAACTAGAACCACTGGACTATTACCTTGGTAAGCGAATATTTTTTCCTGAAGTGTATGATCGCATTTTATCGCTCTGTGACACTGGGTTAGCCGGGAATTATTTTCCACTATATCGGAATCCGTCTTTTTTGAATCAAAATATCATGGACCACGCTCATAAATAA